A window of Aeromicrobium sp. Root236 contains these coding sequences:
- a CDS encoding carboxymuconolactone decarboxylase family protein yields MTEQTERQQRFEQGKAVLDAVDGAAGANVIESLGDISPELAHQVVAWGFGEIYARPGLEPRDRQLVTLGMLTALGGCEPQLEVHVNAALNVGLTPQQIVEAFLHSAVYCGFPRALNATFTAKKVFDERGLLPLA; encoded by the coding sequence ATGACTGAGCAGACGGAACGGCAGCAGCGGTTCGAGCAGGGCAAGGCGGTGCTGGACGCCGTCGACGGCGCGGCCGGCGCCAACGTGATCGAGTCGCTGGGGGACATCTCGCCAGAGCTGGCCCACCAGGTCGTCGCATGGGGGTTCGGCGAGATCTACGCGCGGCCCGGGCTCGAGCCGCGAGACCGGCAGCTCGTGACCCTCGGGATGCTGACCGCCCTCGGCGGTTGCGAGCCGCAGCTCGAGGTCCACGTCAACGCGGCACTCAACGTCGGGCTCACCCCGCAGCAGATCGTCGAGGCGTTCCTCCACTCAGCGGTCTACTGCGGTTTCCCGCGCGCCCTCAACGCCACGTTCACCGCGAAGAAGGTCTTCGACGAGCGCGGGCTGCTGCCGCTCGCCTGA
- a CDS encoding homogentisate 1,2-dioxygenase produces the protein MAHYRSVGQIPPKRHTQFRTPEGALHREELMGEEGFSSDSSLLYHLGVPSGIVASEVWDLPDHATTANHPLKPRHLRLPALFADTDPAATDLVTGRRLVLGNGDVRIAYVVGSAPSPLYRNAIGDECVFIEAGSGTVETVFGALTFRTGDYVIIPRATTHRWVPDASAGSTGGVKAYAIESNSHVAPPKRYLSRYGQLLEHAPYCERDLHGPEAPLLVEGTDVGVLVKHRGSGANGIVGSRMTYDTHPFDVVGWDGCLYPYTFNVSDYEPITGRVHQPPPVHQVFEGQNFVICNFVPRKVDYHPLAIPVPYFHSNVDSDEVMFYVDGDYEARKGSGIDKGSISLHPGGYAHGPQPSAIEASLGVEAFDELAVMVDTFRPLELGEGGLAAEDDAYAWSWAGRKLDS, from the coding sequence GTGGCCCACTACCGCAGCGTCGGGCAGATCCCGCCCAAGCGCCACACGCAGTTCCGTACGCCCGAGGGTGCCCTCCACCGCGAGGAGCTCATGGGCGAGGAGGGGTTCTCGAGCGACTCGTCGCTGCTCTACCACCTCGGCGTCCCCTCGGGGATCGTCGCGTCGGAGGTCTGGGACCTCCCTGACCACGCCACGACCGCCAACCACCCGCTCAAGCCCCGCCACCTGCGGCTGCCGGCGCTGTTCGCCGACACCGACCCTGCGGCCACTGACCTGGTGACCGGCCGGCGCCTCGTGCTCGGCAACGGCGACGTCCGCATCGCGTACGTCGTGGGCAGCGCGCCCTCGCCGCTCTACCGCAACGCGATCGGCGACGAGTGCGTCTTCATCGAGGCCGGCTCCGGCACGGTCGAGACGGTCTTCGGCGCGCTCACGTTCCGCACCGGCGACTACGTCATCATCCCCCGCGCCACGACACACCGCTGGGTCCCGGACGCTTCGGCAGGCTCGACGGGCGGGGTGAAGGCGTACGCGATCGAGTCCAACAGCCACGTGGCACCGCCCAAGCGCTACCTGTCGCGCTACGGCCAGCTGCTGGAGCACGCGCCCTACTGCGAGCGCGACCTGCACGGCCCCGAGGCGCCACTGCTCGTCGAGGGCACTGACGTCGGGGTCCTGGTCAAGCACCGCGGCTCGGGCGCCAACGGCATCGTCGGCAGCCGGATGACGTACGACACCCACCCGTTCGACGTCGTCGGCTGGGACGGCTGCCTCTACCCCTACACGTTCAACGTCTCCGACTACGAGCCCATCACCGGTCGCGTGCACCAGCCGCCGCCGGTGCACCAGGTCTTCGAGGGCCAGAACTTCGTGATCTGCAACTTCGTGCCGCGCAAGGTCGACTACCACCCGCTGGCGATCCCGGTGCCCTACTTCCACTCCAACGTCGACTCCGACGAGGTCATGTTCTACGTCGACGGCGACTACGAGGCCCGCAAGGGGTCGGGCATCGACAAGGGCTCGATCTCGCTCCACCCCGGTGGCTACGCCCACGGCCCGCAGCCGAGTGCCATCGAGGCGAGCCTCGGCGTCGAGGCGTTCGACGAGCTCGCGGTCATGGTCGACACCTTCCGTCCTCTCGAGCTCGGCGAGGGTGGCCTGGCTGCCGAGGACGACGCCTACGCGTGGTCGTGGGCCGGCCGCAAGCTCGACTCCTAG
- the paaA gene encoding 1,2-phenylacetyl-CoA epoxidase subunit PaaA, with product MTLAPEADEGELMAVFESTIARHDRIEPRDWMPEAYRKTVIRQVAQHAHSEIIGMQPEGNWITRAPSLRRKAILLAKVQDEAGHGLYLYSACETLGVSRLELTEMLINGKQKYSSIFNYPTLSYADVGTIGWLVDGAAICNQVPLCRTSYGPYGRSMIRICKEESFHQRQGYELLATMMRGTDEQREMVQESVNRFWWPALMMFGPPDDDSPNTAQSMAWGIKRNTNDDLRQRMVDMTVPQAEALGVTLPDPELKWNEERQSYDFGSPDWDEFKDVIKGNGPCNRQRIAHRRRAHEDGAWVREAATAFAERSIA from the coding sequence ATGACGCTGGCACCCGAGGCTGACGAGGGCGAGCTGATGGCGGTCTTCGAGTCGACGATCGCGCGGCACGACCGCATCGAGCCGCGCGACTGGATGCCCGAGGCGTACCGCAAGACCGTCATCCGCCAGGTCGCCCAGCACGCGCACTCCGAGATCATCGGCATGCAGCCCGAGGGCAACTGGATCACCCGGGCGCCGTCGCTGCGCCGCAAGGCGATTCTGCTCGCCAAGGTGCAGGACGAGGCCGGGCACGGGCTCTACCTCTACTCCGCGTGCGAGACGCTCGGCGTCTCCCGACTGGAGCTCACCGAGATGCTGATCAACGGCAAGCAGAAGTACTCCTCGATCTTCAACTACCCGACGCTGTCGTACGCCGACGTCGGCACGATCGGCTGGCTCGTCGACGGGGCCGCGATCTGCAACCAGGTGCCGCTGTGCCGCACGTCGTACGGGCCCTACGGCCGGTCGATGATCCGCATCTGCAAGGAGGAGTCGTTCCACCAGCGCCAGGGCTACGAGCTGCTGGCGACGATGATGCGCGGCACCGACGAGCAGCGCGAGATGGTGCAGGAGTCGGTCAACCGGTTCTGGTGGCCCGCACTGATGATGTTCGGGCCGCCCGACGACGACTCGCCCAACACGGCGCAGTCGATGGCGTGGGGCATCAAGCGCAACACCAACGACGACCTGCGCCAGCGCATGGTCGACATGACCGTGCCGCAGGCCGAGGCGCTCGGCGTGACGCTGCCGGACCCCGAGCTGAAGTGGAACGAGGAGCGCCAGTCGTACGACTTCGGGTCGCCGGACTGGGACGAGTTCAAGGACGTCATCAAGGGCAACGGCCCGTGCAACCGGCAACGCATCGCGCACCGCCGTCGCGCGCACGAGGACGGCGCCTGGGTGCGCGAGGCCGCCACGGCGTTCGCCGAGAGGAGCATCGCATGA
- the paaZ gene encoding phenylacetic acid degradation bifunctional protein PaaZ, with protein MSALLESYAGGSWFQAADEGKPLLDAATGEEVARISATGLDLSAMVEHARTVGGPAVRSLTFHQRAGILKAVAKHLGEDKDPLYALSARTGATLRDSQVDIDGGIGTVFSYASKGTRELPNDTVILDGGTEQLGRTGVFLGQHLWTSRPGVAVQINAFNFPVWGMLEKLAPAFLAGLPTIVKPASQTAYLTELVVRRIIESGLMPEGSLQLLCGSPDGLLDQLGAQDSVAFTGSASTGATLRQHPSVLHGGVQLGIEADSLNCSILGPDVTTDAPEFDLYVKGVVAEMTVKAGQKCTAIRRTIVPSAIADEVVAAISARLAKVTVGNPANPDVRMGALASLAQRDEVRKAVQILRSSAEIVYGDPDHVDVVDGDTEAGAFMSPILLRATSGAGEPHEVEAFGPVSTVITYDSVDEAIALAARGQGSLAGSLVTHDPAVARVITLGLAPWHGRILVLDRDDAPESTGHGSPLPMLVHGGPGRAGGGEELGGIRGVLHHMQRTAIQASPDMLTAITGQWIKGSEQLVDDVHPFRKSLAELRIGDTIRSASRTVTLDDIGHFAEFTGDTFYAHTDPEAAAANPLFGGIVAHGYLVVSLAAGLFVDPDPGPVLANFGVDNLRFLTPVKADDTIDVTLTVKQITPRNSADYGEVRWDAVVANAEGQPVATYDVLTLVAKTWPPAS; from the coding sequence GTGAGTGCACTGCTCGAAAGCTATGCCGGAGGCTCGTGGTTCCAGGCCGCCGACGAAGGCAAGCCCCTTCTCGACGCAGCCACCGGTGAGGAGGTCGCCCGGATCTCGGCAACCGGTCTGGACCTGTCGGCCATGGTCGAGCACGCCCGCACGGTCGGCGGCCCGGCCGTCCGCAGCCTGACGTTCCACCAGCGTGCCGGCATCCTCAAGGCCGTCGCCAAGCACCTCGGCGAGGACAAGGACCCGCTCTACGCACTGTCGGCGCGTACCGGCGCGACCCTGCGCGACTCGCAGGTCGACATCGACGGCGGCATCGGCACGGTCTTCAGCTACGCCAGCAAGGGCACGCGCGAGCTGCCCAACGACACCGTGATCCTCGACGGCGGCACCGAGCAGCTCGGCAGGACCGGCGTGTTCCTCGGCCAGCACCTCTGGACCTCACGTCCCGGCGTCGCGGTGCAGATCAACGCGTTCAACTTCCCGGTGTGGGGCATGCTCGAGAAGCTCGCACCCGCCTTCCTCGCCGGCCTGCCCACGATCGTGAAGCCGGCGAGCCAGACGGCCTACCTGACCGAGCTGGTCGTGCGCCGCATCATCGAGTCGGGACTCATGCCGGAGGGCTCGCTGCAGCTGCTGTGCGGCAGCCCCGACGGCCTGCTCGACCAGCTCGGTGCGCAGGACTCCGTCGCGTTCACCGGCTCCGCGAGCACCGGCGCCACCCTGCGCCAGCACCCCTCGGTGCTGCACGGCGGCGTGCAGCTCGGCATCGAGGCCGACTCGCTCAACTGCTCGATCCTCGGACCCGACGTCACGACCGACGCCCCCGAGTTCGACCTCTACGTCAAGGGCGTCGTCGCCGAGATGACGGTCAAGGCCGGGCAGAAGTGCACGGCGATCCGGCGCACGATCGTGCCCTCGGCGATCGCCGACGAGGTCGTCGCGGCGATCAGCGCACGGCTCGCGAAGGTCACGGTCGGCAACCCCGCCAACCCCGACGTACGCATGGGAGCGCTCGCGAGCCTCGCGCAGCGCGACGAGGTGCGCAAGGCTGTCCAGATCCTGCGCAGCTCCGCCGAGATCGTGTACGGCGACCCGGACCACGTGGACGTCGTCGACGGCGACACGGAGGCCGGCGCGTTCATGTCGCCGATCCTGCTGCGGGCGACCAGCGGTGCCGGTGAGCCCCACGAGGTCGAGGCGTTCGGCCCGGTCAGCACCGTCATCACGTACGACTCGGTCGACGAGGCCATCGCGCTCGCCGCACGCGGACAGGGCAGCCTTGCGGGCTCCCTCGTCACGCACGACCCCGCCGTCGCACGGGTGATCACGCTCGGCCTCGCGCCGTGGCACGGCCGCATCCTCGTGCTCGACCGCGACGACGCCCCCGAGTCGACCGGCCACGGTTCTCCGCTGCCGATGCTGGTGCACGGCGGGCCGGGGCGCGCCGGCGGCGGCGAGGAGCTCGGCGGCATCCGCGGCGTCCTGCACCACATGCAGCGCACCGCGATCCAGGCCTCCCCCGACATGCTGACCGCGATCACGGGTCAGTGGATCAAGGGCTCCGAGCAGCTCGTCGACGACGTGCACCCGTTCCGCAAGAGCCTCGCCGAGCTGCGCATCGGCGACACCATCCGGTCGGCGTCGCGCACCGTCACGCTCGACGACATCGGCCACTTCGCGGAGTTCACCGGCGACACGTTCTACGCCCACACCGATCCCGAGGCGGCGGCCGCCAACCCCTTGTTCGGTGGGATCGTCGCGCATGGCTACCTCGTGGTGTCGCTGGCCGCCGGCCTGTTCGTCGACCCCGACCCCGGCCCGGTGCTGGCCAACTTCGGTGTCGACAACCTGCGCTTCCTGACGCCGGTCAAGGCCGACGACACGATCGACGTGACGCTGACCGTCAAGCAGATCACGCCGCGCAACAGCGCCGACTACGGTGAGGTGCGATGGGACGCCGTCGTCGCCAACGCCGAGGGCCAGCCCGTCGCCACGTACGACGTCCTGACGCTCGTCGCCAAGACCTGGCCGCCGGCCAGCTGA
- the paaD gene encoding 1,2-phenylacetyl-CoA epoxidase subunit PaaD: MVAAREIAASVTDPEMPMLTLEDLGVLRDVEVDDERVVVTITPTYSGCPAMATMRDDLVHRLRDEGFDDVEVRVSLHPAWSSDWITPRGRAALTEHGLSAPGPAPSHDGQVVLSLLPTRRTLACPRCGSSDVELTSEFGPTACKALYRCTACLEPFEHVKEI; the protein is encoded by the coding sequence ATGGTCGCCGCTCGCGAGATCGCCGCGTCCGTGACGGACCCGGAGATGCCGATGCTGACCCTCGAGGACCTGGGCGTGCTGCGCGACGTCGAGGTCGACGACGAACGCGTCGTCGTCACGATCACGCCGACCTACTCCGGGTGCCCGGCCATGGCCACGATGCGTGATGACCTGGTGCACCGCCTGCGCGACGAGGGCTTCGACGACGTCGAGGTGCGGGTCAGCCTGCACCCGGCCTGGTCCAGCGACTGGATCACGCCACGCGGGCGGGCCGCACTGACCGAGCACGGCCTCTCGGCACCCGGGCCGGCACCGTCGCACGACGGCCAGGTCGTCCTGTCCCTGCTGCCCACCCGCCGTACGCTCGCCTGCCCGCGCTGCGGCTCGTCCGACGTCGAGCTCACGTCCGAGTTCGGGCCCACGGCGTGCAAGGCGCTCTACCGCTGCACGGCCTGCCTCGAGCCGTTCGAGCACGTCAAGGAGATCTGA
- the paaC gene encoding 1,2-phenylacetyl-CoA epoxidase subunit PaaC, translating into MNHTPDPSHLPDHDSVYDGLLGSDDSQWAFGTDFEDPLAGVDTTVPDGVDTHELATYCLMLADDALVMSHRLSQWCSNAPDLEEDIALANIALDLLGQARLLLARAAAADPSVVPALPERSPVPPEDALAFFRGDREFRNVRLVETDNGDFAVTIARLLLFSTWRLALLQRLAASRDRVLSAVAVKGVKEMTYHRDYAGRWFLTLARGTEESRRRLLAGLEATWPLRAELFTPHPVELAVAESGVGVDPSTVADEVDVLLEQVFSMSGVDRPSVAPLAGVRGETGRDGLHTEAFSRLLAEMQVVARAHPMGSW; encoded by the coding sequence ATGAACCACACACCTGATCCGAGCCACCTGCCCGACCACGACTCCGTCTACGACGGGTTGCTCGGCAGCGACGACTCCCAGTGGGCGTTCGGCACCGACTTCGAGGACCCGCTCGCCGGCGTCGACACGACGGTGCCGGACGGCGTCGACACGCACGAGCTCGCGACGTACTGCCTGATGCTCGCCGACGACGCGCTCGTGATGTCGCACCGGTTGTCGCAGTGGTGCAGCAACGCGCCCGACCTCGAGGAGGACATCGCCCTGGCCAACATCGCGCTGGACCTGCTGGGTCAGGCGCGACTGTTGCTGGCCCGGGCCGCCGCGGCGGATCCGTCGGTCGTGCCGGCGCTGCCCGAAAGGTCCCCGGTCCCACCCGAGGACGCGCTGGCGTTCTTCCGCGGCGATCGCGAGTTCCGCAACGTACGCCTGGTGGAGACCGACAACGGCGACTTCGCGGTGACGATCGCGCGGCTGCTGCTGTTCTCGACCTGGCGGCTCGCGCTGCTGCAACGACTCGCCGCGAGCCGGGACCGCGTGCTGTCGGCGGTCGCGGTCAAGGGGGTCAAGGAGATGACCTATCACCGCGACTACGCCGGCCGCTGGTTCCTCACGCTCGCGCGGGGCACCGAGGAGTCGCGCCGCCGGCTGCTCGCCGGCCTCGAGGCGACCTGGCCCCTGCGCGCTGAGCTCTTCACGCCCCATCCCGTCGAGCTGGCCGTCGCGGAGTCGGGCGTCGGGGTCGATCCGTCGACCGTGGCCGACGAGGTCGACGTATTGCTGGAGCAGGTGTTCTCGATGAGCGGCGTCGACCGCCCGTCGGTGGCGCCACTCGCAGGCGTACGCGGGGAGACCGGCCGCGACGGGCTGCACACCGAGGCGTTCAGCCGTCTGCTCGCTGAGATGCAGGTCGTGGCGCGGGCTCATCCGATGGGTAGCTGGTGA
- the fahA gene encoding fumarylacetoacetase, whose product MTGFGLDHLPYGVASHQGRDLVVVRLGDDVVDLAALAAASPPGFDASVLAGSSLAPLMAAGPEVWAVVRSWLQDTLPDAPASHIPLAEVEMRMPFAVADYVDFYASLNHASNVGKIFRPDAEPLLPNWRHLPVGYHGRAGTVVPSGTPIVRPRGQRRPGPDGRPGFGPSQALDIEAELGFVVGAPSAMGQPVPTGAFADHVFGVTLLNDWSARDIQAWEYVPLGPFLGKSFATSISPWITPLAALDDARAPLPGQDPEPLDYLQVAEPAGLAIELEVVVNDTVVSRPPYASMYWSPAQMLAHMTVNGASLRTGDLYGSGTISGVERDQRGSLLELSWGGSEPFTLDDGTTRTYLLDGDTVILRATAGSITLGEVEGTITA is encoded by the coding sequence ATGACGGGTTTCGGGCTGGACCATCTGCCGTACGGTGTGGCGTCCCACCAGGGTCGTGACCTCGTGGTCGTACGCCTCGGCGACGACGTCGTCGATCTTGCTGCGCTGGCTGCCGCGTCGCCTCCGGGCTTCGACGCATCGGTCCTGGCCGGATCGTCGCTTGCTCCGCTGATGGCTGCGGGCCCTGAGGTGTGGGCGGTCGTACGTTCGTGGCTGCAGGACACCCTCCCTGACGCGCCGGCCAGCCACATTCCGTTGGCCGAGGTCGAGATGCGGATGCCGTTCGCGGTGGCGGACTACGTGGACTTCTACGCCTCGCTCAACCATGCCTCCAACGTCGGCAAGATCTTCCGCCCCGACGCCGAGCCGTTGCTGCCCAACTGGCGGCACCTGCCGGTCGGCTACCACGGTCGCGCCGGCACGGTCGTCCCGTCGGGCACCCCGATCGTCCGGCCCAGAGGTCAGCGGCGTCCCGGCCCGGACGGGCGTCCCGGGTTCGGTCCGTCGCAGGCTCTCGACATCGAGGCCGAGCTGGGCTTCGTCGTCGGCGCCCCGAGCGCGATGGGGCAGCCGGTGCCGACGGGCGCCTTCGCCGACCACGTCTTCGGTGTCACGCTGCTCAACGACTGGTCGGCCCGCGACATCCAGGCGTGGGAGTACGTCCCTTTGGGACCGTTCCTCGGCAAGTCGTTCGCCACCTCGATCTCGCCGTGGATCACGCCTCTCGCGGCGCTCGACGATGCACGGGCGCCGCTGCCCGGCCAGGATCCCGAGCCGTTGGACTACCTCCAGGTCGCCGAGCCGGCCGGGCTGGCGATCGAACTCGAGGTCGTGGTCAACGACACCGTCGTGTCGCGGCCGCCGTACGCGTCGATGTACTGGTCGCCCGCCCAGATGCTGGCCCACATGACGGTCAACGGCGCGTCGCTGCGCACCGGCGACCTGTATGGCTCCGGCACGATCTCAGGGGTCGAGCGCGACCAGCGCGGCTCGCTGCTGGAGCTGTCGTGGGGCGGCAGCGAACCGTTCACCCTCGACGACGGCACCACGCGGACGTACCTCCTAGACGGTGACACCGTCATCCTCCGCGCCACCGCCGGCTCGATCACTCTGGGCGAGGTCGAAGGCACGATCACCGCCTGA
- a CDS encoding TetR/AcrR family transcriptional regulator produces MTEAAAPRRGRPGYDQQTVLRRAIELFNRQGYDGTSMGDLAKELGLTKSAIYHHVPSKEHLLAAALDEALNGLSAAVDSAAAAAPGTSAYERLRTVVQESVEILVEHLPAVTLLLRVHGNSEVELAALKRRRRIDERLATLVQAAVDEGALRADIPPDLISRLLFGMVNSLVEWYRPGGPVDPDVLAASIATLAFDGLSLHEG; encoded by the coding sequence ATGACCGAGGCGGCGGCACCCCGACGCGGGCGGCCCGGCTACGACCAGCAGACCGTGCTGCGTCGTGCGATCGAGCTGTTCAACCGGCAGGGCTACGACGGCACCAGCATGGGCGACCTCGCCAAGGAGCTGGGGCTGACCAAGTCGGCGATCTATCACCACGTGCCGAGCAAGGAGCACCTCCTCGCCGCTGCCCTCGACGAAGCCCTCAACGGGCTGTCGGCTGCTGTCGACTCCGCCGCGGCTGCGGCACCGGGCACCAGCGCGTACGAGCGGCTGCGCACCGTCGTGCAGGAGTCGGTCGAGATCCTCGTCGAGCACCTGCCGGCCGTGACGCTGCTGCTGCGCGTGCACGGCAACAGCGAGGTCGAGCTCGCCGCCCTCAAGCGTCGCCGCCGCATCGACGAGCGCCTTGCGACGCTGGTGCAGGCCGCGGTCGACGAGGGCGCCCTGCGCGCCGACATCCCGCCCGACCTCATCAGCCGGCTGCTGTTCGGCATGGTCAACTCACTCGTCGAGTGGTACCGCCCGGGTGGTCCGGTCGACCCCGACGTGCTCGCCGCGTCGATCGCCACGCTGGCGTTCGACGGTCTCTCGCTGCACGAGGGCTAG
- a CDS encoding acyl-CoA dehydrogenase family protein, with protein sequence MDTRHDLLDVDHLLTDEERAIRDTARRFAQDKLAPHVAEWAESGELPARDIAKQMGGAGLLGMHLEGYGCAGVGPTAYGLASIELEAIDSGLRSLFSVQGSLAMYSIHAYGSEEQKQQWLPGMAAGDYVGAFGLTEPDHGSNPNGMRTRAKRDPSTGSGQAADWVLNGSKMWITNGSVADVVVVWAQTDNGIRGFVVPTDTPGFSGRAIKHKMSMRASVTSELTFEDMRLPASALLPGAEGLRGPLGALNEARFGIVFGTTGAARSCLETAIEYATTRTQFDKPIGAFQLTQGKLADMSVAHGTALLLSVHLGRLKEAGVLKPAQVSAGKLNNTRVALEIARTARTILGANGISGEYAVMRHANNLESVLTYEGTAEIHQLTIGRELTGLSAFA encoded by the coding sequence ATGGACACCCGTCATGACCTGCTCGACGTCGACCACCTGCTGACCGACGAGGAGCGGGCCATCCGCGACACCGCGCGTCGCTTCGCCCAGGACAAGCTCGCCCCGCACGTCGCCGAGTGGGCCGAGAGCGGCGAGCTGCCGGCGCGCGACATCGCCAAGCAGATGGGCGGCGCCGGACTGCTGGGCATGCACCTCGAGGGCTACGGCTGCGCGGGCGTGGGCCCCACGGCGTACGGGCTGGCGAGCATCGAGCTCGAGGCGATCGACAGCGGCCTGCGCTCGCTGTTCTCGGTGCAGGGCTCGCTGGCGATGTACTCGATCCACGCCTACGGCTCCGAGGAGCAGAAGCAGCAGTGGCTCCCCGGCATGGCCGCCGGCGACTACGTCGGGGCGTTCGGCCTGACCGAGCCCGACCACGGCTCCAACCCCAACGGCATGCGTACCCGCGCCAAGCGCGACCCTTCGACAGGCTCAGGACAAGCGGCAGATTGGGTGCTCAACGGCTCCAAGATGTGGATCACGAACGGCAGCGTCGCCGACGTCGTGGTCGTGTGGGCGCAGACCGACAACGGCATCCGCGGCTTCGTCGTGCCGACGGACACGCCTGGCTTCTCCGGCCGCGCCATCAAGCACAAGATGTCGATGCGCGCATCGGTCACCAGCGAGCTCACGTTCGAGGACATGCGCCTGCCGGCATCGGCTCTGCTGCCTGGCGCCGAGGGCCTGCGCGGCCCGCTCGGCGCGCTCAACGAGGCCCGCTTCGGCATCGTGTTCGGGACCACCGGCGCGGCGCGCTCGTGCCTCGAGACGGCGATCGAGTACGCCACGACCCGCACGCAGTTCGACAAGCCGATCGGCGCGTTCCAGCTGACCCAGGGCAAGCTCGCCGACATGAGCGTCGCGCACGGCACGGCGTTGCTGCTGAGCGTCCACCTCGGCCGCCTCAAGGAGGCGGGGGTCCTCAAGCCCGCGCAGGTCAGCGCCGGCAAGCTCAACAACACCCGCGTCGCCCTCGAGATCGCCCGCACGGCGCGGACGATCCTCGGCGCCAACGGCATCTCGGGCGAGTACGCCGTCATGCGCCACGCCAACAACCTCGAGTCGGTGCTGACGTACGAGGGCACCGCCGAGATCCACCAGCTGACGATCGGCCGCGAGCTCACCGGACTGTCGGCGTTCGCCTAG
- the paaB gene encoding 1,2-phenylacetyl-CoA epoxidase subunit PaaB, with the protein MTGIQGDWPLYEVFVRGKRGLNHVHVGSLHAADDEMAVRHARDVYTRRNEGVSIWVVRSDAITASSPDEKDPLFAPSGDKVYRHPTFYDIPDDVPHM; encoded by the coding sequence ATGACCGGGATCCAGGGTGACTGGCCTCTGTACGAGGTGTTCGTCCGCGGCAAGCGGGGGCTCAACCACGTGCACGTCGGCTCGCTGCATGCCGCCGATGACGAGATGGCGGTGCGCCATGCGCGCGACGTCTACACCCGCCGCAACGAGGGCGTCAGCATCTGGGTCGTCCGCTCCGACGCGATCACCGCGTCGAGCCCCGACGAGAAGGACCCGCTGTTCGCGCCGAGCGGCGACAAGGTCTATCGCCACCCGACGTTCTACGACATTCCCGACGACGTCCCACACATGTAG
- the paaE gene encoding 1,2-phenylacetyl-CoA epoxidase subunit PaaE — MTVMTPPVSAARAAFHTLTVASVERLTEDSAAITFDVPDELREEYAFEAGQSLTIRRIIDGQDHRRTYSICAAVGERPRVGVREIPDGVFSRWLVHDVRPGDRVEVQTPTGSFRADPEAGGRHLCIAAGSGVTPMISIVSSLLRDSDAQVTMLYGNRTSRSVMFAEELADLKNRYGPRFDLIHVLSREPRDVELFSGRLEADRLRRLLTALVPVGAVDHAWLCGPFGLIGDAREVLDELGVEPGKVHFELFYVDEPPPELHRADAVVSGVTSDVTIVLDGRTTTAAMSRDQSVLDGAAATRNDLPFACKGGVCGTCRARVVDGEVEMRRNYALEDTEVAAGFVLTCQSHPVTETVTVDFDA; from the coding sequence ATGACCGTCATGACCCCGCCGGTCTCGGCCGCCCGCGCCGCGTTCCACACCCTCACGGTGGCGTCGGTGGAGCGGCTGACCGAGGACTCGGCCGCGATCACGTTCGACGTGCCCGATGAGCTGCGCGAGGAGTACGCCTTCGAGGCGGGCCAGTCACTGACGATCCGCCGGATCATCGACGGACAGGACCACCGGCGTACGTACTCGATCTGCGCCGCGGTCGGCGAACGGCCGCGTGTGGGCGTGCGGGAGATCCCCGATGGCGTGTTCTCGCGCTGGCTCGTGCACGACGTGCGCCCGGGCGACCGCGTCGAGGTGCAGACGCCGACCGGCAGCTTCCGCGCCGATCCCGAGGCCGGCGGCCGGCACCTTTGCATCGCCGCGGGCTCCGGAGTGACCCCGATGATCTCGATCGTGTCGTCCCTGTTGCGCGACTCGGACGCCCAGGTGACGATGCTCTACGGCAACCGCACGAGTCGATCGGTGATGTTCGCCGAGGAGCTCGCCGACCTCAAGAACCGCTACGGCCCGCGCTTCGACCTCATCCACGTGCTGTCGCGTGAGCCTCGGGACGTCGAGCTGTTCTCCGGCCGGCTCGAGGCCGATCGCCTCCGCCGGTTGCTGACGGCCCTGGTGCCGGTCGGCGCCGTGGACCACGCCTGGCTGTGCGGTCCCTTCGGCCTGATCGGCGACGCCCGCGAGGTCCTCGACGAGCTCGGCGTCGAGCCGGGCAAGGTGCACTTCGAGCTGTTCTACGTCGACGAGCCGCCACCGGAGCTGCACCGCGCCGACGCGGTCGTGTCCGGCGTGACGAGCGACGTGACGATCGTGCTGGACGGGCGTACGACCACCGCGGCGATGTCGCGGGACCAGAGCGTGCTCGACGGCGCCGCGGCGACCCGCAACGACCTGCCGTTCGCCTGCAAGGGTGGCGTGTGCGGCACGTGCCGGGCCAGGGTCGTCGACGGCGAGGTCGAGATGCGGCGCAACTATGCGCTCGAGGACACCGAGGTCGCGGCCGGGTTCGTCCTGACGTGCCAGAGCCATCCCGTCACCGAGACCGTCACGGTCGACTTCGATGCCTGA